The following coding sequences are from one Paenibacillus stellifer window:
- a CDS encoding ABC transporter permease, which produces MEALTESNVPANESVNSSTPRKKKSNGLWKSFAEQKYLYLMSIPFVIWVFIFSYLPLWGWTMAFQNYKPSKSFGEQKWVGFDNFTRLFHDERFYLVLRNTLVMSGLGLVFGFIVPIVFAVMLNELRGNTFKRTVQTVSYLPHFVSWVVVAGIVSKMFSIDGGIVNQLLMWTHIIDTPIQFMAQGKYFWGIVTASDLWKETGWNAIIYLAAITGIDKELYEASRVDGAGRFKQMFHITLPGIRSTVMVLLIMSIGHLIGIGFEKQFQLSNNLVTDYSEVLDIYALKYGIQIGHFSYGTAISMFTSVVSIILLLSANGLMKKFTKESIM; this is translated from the coding sequence GTGGAAGCGCTAACCGAGTCGAATGTACCGGCCAATGAAAGCGTAAACTCCTCTACCCCGCGCAAGAAGAAGTCGAATGGATTGTGGAAGAGCTTTGCTGAACAGAAGTACTTGTATCTGATGTCAATTCCATTCGTTATATGGGTGTTTATCTTCAGTTACTTGCCATTATGGGGCTGGACGATGGCCTTTCAAAACTACAAGCCATCAAAATCTTTTGGGGAACAAAAATGGGTGGGGTTCGACAACTTCACAAGGCTGTTCCATGATGAGAGGTTCTATCTGGTACTTCGCAACACCTTGGTAATGAGCGGTCTGGGACTGGTCTTTGGTTTCATAGTTCCAATTGTATTCGCTGTCATGTTGAATGAATTACGGGGGAACACCTTCAAGAGAACGGTTCAGACGGTTTCCTATCTCCCCCACTTTGTATCCTGGGTCGTCGTAGCGGGTATTGTATCCAAAATGTTCTCGATCGATGGCGGGATTGTCAATCAGCTGCTGATGTGGACGCATATAATCGACACACCGATTCAGTTTATGGCTCAGGGCAAGTATTTCTGGGGAATTGTAACCGCATCCGATCTGTGGAAAGAAACCGGGTGGAACGCCATCATCTATCTGGCGGCAATTACCGGTATCGATAAAGAGCTCTACGAGGCATCTCGTGTTGACGGGGCCGGAAGATTCAAACAGATGTTCCATATCACGCTGCCGGGCATCCGTTCCACCGTCATGGTGCTGCTGATCATGTCCATCGGCCATCTGATCGGAATCGGTTTCGAGAAGCAGTTCCAGTTGAGCAACAACCTGGTTACCGACTATTCGGAAGTCCTTGACATATACGCGCTTAAATACGGTATACAAATCGGACACTTCTCCTATGGTACCGCCATCAGTATGTTCACCTCGGTTGTCAGTATCATTCTGCTCCTGAGCGCTAACGGCCTGATGAAGAAATTTACCAAAGAAAGCATTATGTAG
- a CDS encoding sensor histidine kinase translates to MDDRPGPGEPPGRAADRLGPGGPTRRAYHVPLTVKAGLRSFHSASLSHEQAVFGIPAEGSLFFYIYGAHRFPVRALFAGISFSDICVIIGTLNCQERVSTIKSLIRAINDMKLKNKLILFYCLFVMLPVLVVGISLTSYYRSEALGRAIDQATNNVAKIKSQLSSLLRVPTDISNLLVFDQQLNELVNTRYANILELTKAYNNYKVFDKYILQYREISNIRFFIDNPTLVNNMSISPVDADIKSSIWFNSVMKNKGIYWLYIPDKDVYSNSPAGSINKLSLVRHVAYPEFRRTGILMVQMKPEGLEQMLYQEPFETLVVDEQGYIAAAKSQEQIGQTLDSLDIGADLGTSGEKVIKTTVKGVDSYVIVNELTPLYSISKLKIVSVFATEDIVKDANRVSTLGLIIILGVLVVALAMVNAISFLMTNRLLRLSRQLNQVALGNFNVISNIDGNDEIGQLSRQFNYMVGSINQLIERVIESNERNSKLELAQKEIKFKMMASQINPHFLFNALESIRMNAHIKGEKEIANTVRLLGKLMRKNLEVGRDMAPIKDEVEMIRSYLEIQKFRYEDRLDYDLSVDPECMDIVMPPLIIQPLVENSVVHGLENKEGAVRVDVHIVLKDENIEVMVRDDGAGMSEDRLAEIREVISKAEDEPRSRIGLRNVHQRLVLYYGENRGLHIESREGEGTCITFSITETGDHTN, encoded by the coding sequence GTGGATGACCGGCCGGGTCCCGGTGAACCGCCCGGAAGAGCGGCCGACCGGCTGGGTCCCGGCGGACCGACTCGAAGAGCGTATCACGTGCCGCTCACGGTAAAAGCCGGCCTCCGCAGCTTCCACTCCGCCTCTCTATCGCATGAACAGGCTGTCTTTGGCATTCCTGCCGAAGGGAGTCTGTTTTTCTATATTTACGGTGCCCATAGATTTCCGGTGCGCGCTCTCTTTGCCGGTATCTCTTTCTCCGATATTTGTGTTATTATAGGGACCTTGAATTGCCAGGAAAGGGTGAGTACGATCAAATCTCTGATTCGCGCCATCAATGACATGAAGCTGAAGAACAAGCTGATCCTGTTCTATTGTCTGTTCGTCATGCTGCCCGTGCTGGTCGTCGGCATTAGCCTGACAAGCTATTACCGGAGCGAGGCGCTAGGCAGGGCGATCGATCAGGCTACTAACAATGTCGCCAAGATCAAGAGCCAGCTGTCTTCGCTGCTTCGCGTGCCGACGGATATTTCCAATCTGCTGGTCTTTGACCAGCAATTAAACGAGCTTGTCAATACGCGTTATGCCAATATTCTGGAGCTGACGAAGGCTTATAACAATTACAAGGTGTTCGATAAGTATATTTTGCAGTATCGCGAGATTTCGAATATCCGCTTCTTTATCGACAATCCCACGCTGGTGAATAATATGTCGATTTCGCCGGTGGACGCCGATATCAAATCGAGCATCTGGTTCAACTCCGTCATGAAGAATAAGGGGATCTATTGGCTGTATATCCCCGATAAGGATGTATACAGCAACAGCCCGGCGGGCTCGATCAACAAGCTGAGCCTGGTCCGTCACGTAGCCTATCCGGAATTCCGCCGGACAGGCATCCTGATGGTGCAGATGAAGCCGGAAGGGCTGGAGCAGATGCTGTACCAGGAGCCATTCGAGACGCTGGTTGTGGATGAACAGGGCTACATTGCCGCGGCCAAAAGTCAGGAGCAGATCGGCCAAACGCTGGACTCGCTCGATATCGGCGCAGATCTGGGCACATCGGGGGAGAAAGTCATCAAGACGACGGTAAAGGGCGTCGATTCCTATGTCATAGTGAACGAGCTGACTCCGCTGTACAGCATCAGCAAGCTTAAAATTGTATCCGTATTTGCGACCGAGGATATTGTCAAAGACGCCAACAGGGTCAGCACGCTCGGACTTATCATTATTCTTGGCGTACTCGTGGTAGCGCTTGCGATGGTCAACGCGATTTCCTTCCTGATGACCAACCGTCTGCTTCGCCTGAGCCGCCAGCTAAACCAGGTGGCGCTCGGCAATTTCAACGTGATTTCGAATATCGATGGCAATGATGAAATCGGCCAGCTGTCCCGCCAGTTCAATTATATGGTCGGCAGCATCAATCAGCTGATCGAGCGGGTTATTGAGAGCAATGAGCGGAACAGCAAGCTGGAGCTCGCCCAGAAGGAGATCAAATTCAAGATGATGGCGAGCCAGATCAATCCGCACTTCCTGTTCAATGCGCTGGAATCCATCCGCATGAACGCCCATATCAAAGGCGAGAAGGAAATCGCCAACACCGTAAGGCTTCTTGGCAAGCTGATGCGCAAGAATCTGGAGGTCGGGCGCGACATGGCGCCGATCAAGGATGAGGTGGAGATGATCCGTTCTTACCTGGAAATTCAGAAATTCCGCTACGAAGACCGGCTGGATTACGACTTGTCCGTTGATCCTGAATGCATGGATATTGTGATGCCTCCGCTCATCATACAGCCGCTGGTGGAGAACTCGGTGGTTCACGGCCTGGAGAACAAGGAAGGCGCGGTTCGGGTTGATGTTCATATCGTCCTAAAGGACGAGAATATCGAGGTTATGGTGCGGGATGACGGAGCGGGCATGTCGGAGGATAGACTTGCCGAGATCAGGGAGGTCATCTCGAAGGCTGAGGATGAGCCAAGAAGCCGGATCGGTCTGCGGAACGTTCATCAGCGGCTGGTACTGTACTATGGTGAGAACCGCGGGCTTCATATTGAGAGCCGGGAAGGTGAGGGGACGTGCATCACCTTTTCCATTACGGAAACAGGGGATCACACGAACTGA